CTGGCATGCGGGCTTTACAACTTCGCCGCGCGCGTGGTCGGCGGGTTGCGCCTCGAGATCGCGCATCACACGCCCGCGACGGCGGCCGAGAATCCGGAGAAGCCTGCGCCGATACGCAAGGTCGCCTAGCGGCGCAGCTCCGGGCTCGCCTCGAAAATCGCGCCGCTTGCAGGGAAGAAGGCGGTTCTCATAGAGATTCAGAACCGCCTTGGAGCCCATCCTCACCCTCCCTCAGCATTGGCGGCGGGAATAATTTCACGTGACTGGGCAACCGAAGGAACCATCTGCTGCGGGCGCGCGCTACTCTGATGTCTTGAGCGCGGACAGCAGCCGCTCTTTCAGATTGTCGAACGGTCCGTTGGACATGATGAGCGCGACGTCGCCGGCGTACGCGTCGGCGAGTATCCGCGCTAGGATGTCGTCGGTCGAGGCGCAGGCGAATGCGGCCGGTCCGCGGCGTCCGATCGCGGCCGCGAGTTCTTCGACCGAGAGGCGCCCGCCCTCGGGAATCGGATCGTTGTCTTTGAAATAGACCGGCGCCAGGTAGACGCGCGCGGCGCGATCGAAGGCGGCGGCGAACTCGGCCTGGAAGACGTTGCGCCGGGCGGTGTTGGAGCGCGGCTCGAAGGCGGCCAGGATGCGCCGGCCGGCGAAGCGCTCGGCGATCGCCGCGAGGGTCGCGCGGATCGCGGTCGGATGATGCGCGAAGTCGTCGACCACGGCGACGCCGCGCGCCTCGCCGAGCAAATCCTGGCGGCGCACCACGCCGCGAAACGATTCGAGCCCGCGCGCGATCTCGCCCGCACCGAGGCCGAACTCGCCGAGCAGCACCGCCACGCCGAGCGCGTTGGCCACGTTCATCCGGCCGCCGATCGGGAGCCGCAGTCCTTCGGCCACAGCGCCGCCGCCGCGCTCGATCGAAAAGCGCGCGCCGCCCGCGTCGACGGTTATCGCCGCGGCGCGAAACTCGCCCGCATCAAGGCCGAACGTGATCCGCCGCGCGCGCGAACCCTCGGTCACCTCCAGCGCGGCGCTCGAATCGGCCGAGACCACGAGCACGCCCTCGGGCGCCATCTGCGCCGCCAGCGCGCGGAACGAGGACTTCACGTGCTCGAGGTCGCGGTAGATGTCGGCGTGGTCGAACTCGACCGCGGTCAGGATCGTGCCGCGCGGCCGGTAGTGGAGAAATTTCGGCCCCTTATCGAAAAACGCGGTGTCGTACTCGTCGCCTTCGATCACGAAGTCGCCGCCCGCGCCGAGCCGGTAGTTGGAGGCGAAGTCCCGCGCCACGCCGCCGACCAGCATCGAGGGATCGCGGCCGGCCGAGTTGAGCACGTGCGCCATAATCGCGGTCGAAGTTGTCTTGCCGTGCGTCCCGGCGACCATCAGCACGCGTCTGGCGCTCAGAAAGAAATGCCATAGCGCCTCGGGCATCGAAAGATACGGAATGACGCTATTGAGCAGGGCCTGCGCTTCCGGATTGGCGCGCGGGATTACGTTGCCGACCACGACCAGATCCGGCGGCGGCGCAAGGTTGTGCGGGCCGAAGCCGGCTCGCACCTCGACGCGCATCCGCTTCAGCAGCGACGCCGTCGGCTCGTAGAGCTGGTTGTCGGAGCCGGTGACGCGGAGGCCGCGCTCGGCCAGCATCCCGGCCAGCGCCGCCATCGCGGTGCCGGCGACGCCGATTAGATGGACATGGCGGACCTCGCGCGGCACCCGCGCGATCCGAGCCGCCGACTCGGCGGAGGTTGCGTCAGACATCGCCGTTAGAGCCTGAGCGCTCGCAGGCGCAGCGCGTTGGTGATGACCGAGACCGAGCTCAGGCTCATCGCGGCGCTCGCGATCATCGGATTGAGCATCAGCCCGAACCAGGGATAAAGCACGCCGGCCGCGATCGGGATTCCGATCGTGTTGTAAACGAAAGCGAAGAAGAGGTTCTGGCGAATGTTGCTCATGGTCGCGCGGCTGAGATGCACCGCGCGCACAATCCCGCGCAGATCGCCGCGCACCAGCGTCACGCCCGCGCTCTCCATCGCGACGTCGGTGCCAGTGCCCATAGCAATTCCTACGTCGGCCGCCGCCAGCGCCGGCGCGTCGTTGATCCCGTCGCCGGCCATCGCGACCACGCCCCCTTTTTGCTTAATCTCGCGCACGACCTCGGCCTTGCGCTGGGGCAGCACTTCGGCGTGAACTTCGTCGATCCCGAGGCGGCGCGCGACGGCCTCGGCGGTGAGGCGGCTGTCGCCGGTCAGCATCACGATTCGCACGCCCGCGGCACGCAGCGCGCCGAGCGCGGCGGCGGCGCTATCTTTAACGGGATCGGCAACGCCGAGCAGTCCGGCCGCGCGGCCATCAATCGCGACGAACATCACGGTGACGCCATCGCGGCGCATTTCCTCGGCGCGCGGCGCAAGCTCGCCGGGATCGATTCCGTTCTCCGCAAGCAGCGCGGCATTGCCGATGATCAGCTTGCGGCCGTCGACGCGGGCGCTCACGCCCTTGCCGGCAAGCGAGCGAAATTCGGAGGCGTCCGCGAATTTGAGCGAGCGCGCCGCCGCGCCCGCGACGATCGCCGCGGCGATCGGATGCTCGCTCAGGCGCTCGACCGACGCGGCGAGCCGCAGCATTTCGCACTCGTCGAACTGCGGAAGTGCGGCGGCGGCGGCGGTAAGCGCCGGCTTGCCGGCCGTCAACGTGCCGGTCTTGTCGATGACCAGCGTATCGACCTTCTCAAGGCGCTCCAGCGCCTCGGCGTCGCGCACCAGCACGCCCGCGCCGGCGCCGCGTCCGGTCGCGATCATGATCGACATCGGCGTCGCCAGTCCCAGCGCGCAGGGGCACGCGATGATCAGCACGGCGACCGCGGCGACGATCGCGTGCGCGAGCGCGGGCGCCGGCCCGGCGGCAAGCCATACGATGAAGGCGAGCGCCGCGCAAATCACCACGGCGGGAACGAAATAGCTCGCGACCGCGTCGGCCAGACGCTGGATCGGCGCGCGGCTGCGCTGCGCGTCGGCGACCATCCGCACGATCTGCGCGAGCAGCGTGTCGGCGCCGATGCGTTCGGCGCGCATCACGAAACTGCCGCTTGTGTTGACCGTGGCGCCCGTAACGCGATCGCCCGGGTGCTTGCTCACCGCGAACGGCTCGCCGGTGAGCATCGATTCGTCAACCGCGCCCCCGCCCTCGACCACCGCGCCGTCGGTCGGTACGCGCTCGCCCGGGCGCACACGGAGAAGATCGCCTACGGCGACCCTTGCCAGCGCGACGTCCTCCTCGACGCCGCCCTCGCCCACGCGACGCGCGGTCTTCGGCGCCAGCCCAAGCAGCGCGCGGATCGCGCCCGCGGTGCGGCCGCGCGCGCGGAGTTCGAGCACCTGGCCAAGCAGCACCAGCGTGGTGATTACCGCGGCGGATTCGAAATAGACGGGCACCATCCCTGACGCATCCGCCGCCGTAGGCGGAAGCAGGCCGGGAAAAAGCGCGGCGAGGACGCTATAGACGTAGGCGATCCCAACACCGAGCGAGATCAGCGTGAACATGTTGAGATGGCGACTGACGAGCGAGCGCCATCCGCGCTCGAAGAACGGCCACGCGCCCCACAGCACCACCGGGGTCGCGAGCAACAGCTGAAGATAGGTAAGCGACCGGTCAAACGCGGCCCTCAGCGGGTAGGCCGGTAGCAGATCCGACATCGAGAGCGCCAGCAAGGGCAGCGCGAGCGCCGCGCTCACCCACAAGCGCCGCGTCATGTCGGCAAGTTCGGGATTGGGCGGTTCTTCCGCGGTGACCGTCCGCGGCTCCAGGGCCATCCCGCACTTCGGACAACTCCCTGGATGATCCTGGACGACCTCAGGATGCATCGGGCAAACGTACTCGAGCGCGCCGGGCGTTGCCGCCGAAAGCGGCGCCTCGAGCGCCATCCCGCATATAGGGCACGGACCGGGAGCATCGGCGCGCACCTCGGGATCCATCGGGCAGGTGTAGGAGCCCCTTGCGCCGGGCGCGGCCGCGGGCATCGGCGCGCGCGCTGGCGCCGCCGCGGCGGCGAGATACTTCGCCGGCTCGGTGGCGAATTTGGTGCGGCAGCCGTCGCAGCAGAAGTAATAAGTTGCAGCCTCGTGAACGTGCGAATGGCGCGCCGTTGCGGGATCCACCTTCATCCCGCACACCGGGTCGGTCATCGGCGCGCGCGCTTGCGCCGCCGCGGACGGCGCGCTCTCTGTTTCGGCCTTACTCATCGAACGAGAACATTACTCGCGGGCCACGCCGGTCCGGCGTTCGTGCTACTTCCCGGCATCTATCGCTTCCATGATGAGATCGTGGATTCGCGGACGGAAGTCGCGAATCGCCTGGTTGTCGCGCCGCGGATGCACCCGGTTGGTCAGCAGCGAGACCGAGATCGCGCGCTCGGGCTCGATCCAGATCGAGGTGCCGGTAAAGCCGAGATGGCCGACGGCGGCCGGCGAGAAATGCCGCCCCGAACTCGAATACTGCGGCGACGGCGTGTCCCATCCGAGCGCCCAGGTCGAACCGTTGACCGTGGTGTCGCGGGTCCAGAACTCGCGCACGATCTTCTGCGGCAGCCAATCGGAGCGTCCGCCATAGCAGGCGAGCAACTCCTGGACGATCCGATCGACGTCGCGCACCGGCGCGAACAGACCCGCATGTCCCGCCACGCCGCCCATCGCATACGCGTTTTCATCATCCACTTCGCCGACCAGGAGCCGTTTGCGGAAGGCGCAGAACGACGTCGGGGCGAACATCTCGGGTACCGGCTCGAGCCGGCGCGAGCGCACCAGCGAAATATCGATGAAATCCGTCGCGCGGATGCCGAGGGGGCGGAAGATGCGTTCGCGGCAGAAGCGGTTGAGCGGCGTCCCGGCGACGCGCTCGACCGCCTCGCCGAGCAGCATGAAGTTGAGGTCGGAGTAAATCGTCCTGGTGGCGGGCGGCGCTTCGGGCTTCTCGCGATGAATTTCCTCGTAGACCCATTCCTTGGCGCCGTGGCTGGCCATGAAATTGACCTTGCCGTTCTTCTCGATCTGCGCCACCTGCTGAAAAAACGGTCGCCACGCGGCAAGCCCAGAGCAATGCGCCAGTACATGGCGAAAGGTGACGTGGCTCTTGTCGTGGACGCCGAAGTTGTGAAAAAAGCGCGTCACGCGGTCGTTCAGGCGCAGCTTGTTCTCGCGCACCAGCATCATCACGGCCACCGTCGTCGCGAGCGGCTTGGTCAACGACGAGAGATCGAATACGGTTTCCATCTTCATCGGCGAACGCTCGGGCACGAGCGCGCGATGGCCGAAGGCGCCCTCGAAAACGACGTCCGCACCGCGGCGCACGATCAGGGTAGCGCCGGGGATCACTCCACGCTCGACCGCGTCGGCAAACGCCTGCTCGACCTCACGCCATCCCAAACCGATCTCCCCTATCCGCCACGGCAGGCTCGAGGAAACTGAGCCGCCGCGCCGCCGCGTCGACTCGCGCGCGCACGCCGAAGGGAATCGTGAAGTTCGCGCTGCCATGGCCCGCCTCGATTCCCGCGAGCACCGGGCAATCGAGACGCGCCGATTGTTCGGCAACGCATTCATCGATCAGGCGGCGCTCCGCCTCGCTGCCCTCCGGCGGACGCAATGCGCCGAAAACCACCGCGGCGACCCGCGCGAGGACGCCGGCCTGTCCGAGCTGGACCAGCATCCGGTCGATTCTATACGCTTTCTCGCCGGTATCCTCCAAAAAAAGTATCGCGCCGTCGAGCGGCGGCATGTACGGAGTACCGATCGCCGCGGCCACCATCGAAAGGCATCCGCCGACGACTTCGCCCTCGGCGACGCCGGCTCTGAGCGCCGTTCGCGCGGGCAACTCGAAGCTCGCGGTTTCGCCCTCAAGCAGGCGGCGCAGATGGTCGAGCGCTGCCTCGCCAACCCCGCGCGCGAAATCCATCGCGACCATCGGTCCGTGAAAGCATACCATCCCGGCCCGCCCCACCAGTGCGTTAAGGATAAAGGTCGCGTCGGAAAAGCCCATGAAAATCTTCGGCGTGCGCGCGATCGCCGCAAAGTCGAGCAACGGCAGGATCCGTCCGGCGCCGTAGCCGCCGCGCGCGGCGAAGATCGCATCGACTGCAGGATCGGCAAAGAAGGCTTGCAATTCGCGCGCGCGAACTTCATCGGGGCCGGCCACGATCGCAGCGCGGTCGAGCGCGTGGCTTGACACCTTGACCCGAAACCCGAGGCGCTCGAGCGCTGCGACGCCGCGCTCGAGATGTCCGCGATCGATTGCGGAAGCGGGCGCGACGACTCCAATCGTGTCGCCGGGCTTGAGCGCACGCGGCTTTGTTCTTGAACGGCTCACCGGCGACGATGTGCGCTATTCATGGCTTTGGGGCGAGCTTATCATGCGCCGCGTATCGGTGCTCGCGACAGGCGCGGACGCGGCGATCGCGCCTCACAGCGTGCGGCCGACCGCTTCGGCCACGGCCTTGAGCGCGGTCATCAATTCGGCAAAGCGATCGGGCCGCAACTGCTGCGGACCGTCGCTGAGTGCGGTCTCAGGGTTGGGATGGACTTCGATCAACAGGCCGTCGGCGCCCGCCGCGACCCCCGCCAGCGCCATCGGCATCACCAGCGACCAGATGCCGGTGCCGTGGCTGGGATCGACGACCACCGGCAGGTGCGTCCATTGCTTGAGCAGCGGCACGGCGGTCAGGTCGAGTGTGTTGCGCGTGGCGGTCTCGAAGGTCCGGATGCCGCGCTCGCACAGTACGACGTCGGGATTTCCCGCGGAGAGGATATATTCCGCGGCCATCAGGAATTCTTCCAGCCGCGTGGACATCCCGCGCTTGAGCAGCACGGGTTTTTTGATCTTGCCGAGGCGCCGCAGGAGCGAAAAATTCTGCGCGTTGCGCGCGCCCACCTGCAGCATGTCGGCGTGTTCGGCGACCAGCTCGATATCGTGCGGGTCCATGATTTCGGTAACGACCGGCAATCCCACGTGCCGCCCCGCGTTTTCGAGCAGTCTCAGCCCCACGTCCTCCATCCCCTGGAACGAGTAGGGAGAAGTGCGCGGCTTGAATGCGCCGCCGCGCAGCAGCGTCGCGCCCGCCGCCTTGACCGCAGCAGCCGCCGCCTCGACCTGCGCTTCGCTCTCAACCGCGCACGGCCCGGCGATCACCGCGATACGCCGGCCGCCGATTTCGACCCCGCCCACGTTGACGCGTGAGCCCTCGGGACGAACCTCGCGCGCGGCGAGCTTGAAACTGCGCAACACGGGCATCACGCGATCGACGCCCGCGACGGCTTCGAGATGGCCGAGTTGATGCTGTTCGCCGCGCTCCTCACCGACGCACGCGACGACCGTGCGCTCGACGCCGCGGATGATGTGAGCGCTGTAGTCGAGCTTCTCGACCATCCCGACGACGGCCTGAATCTCCGCCTCGGTCGCGCTGGCTTTCATTACGACGATCACGGTGCTTTTTTCCTCCCCCTTCGCGACTCCCTTCGCAGCTGAGTGATGAATCAGGCTGCGAAAGTTGAAATAGTCGCCTTGCGAAGTCTAGTATTGCACAGACGGGCCCTTCAAGTTGGCCCTTTTTGCCGGGGCGACCCGAATCGTGCGCCTACCGGCAGGAGAAAAGGCTTGGCCCCCAGACCGCTGCGACCGCTCAGCATCATCCATACCTCGGACGTCCATCTCGAGACCGACAGTTTCGGCAGCGGCCCGAGTGGCGACGCCCTGCGCGAGCGGGTGCGGCGGTCGTTCAGTGGCGTTATCGACATCGCCAACGAGCGGAGCGCCGATTTGATGCTGATCGTCGGCGATCTCTTCGATTCCAGCCGCATCAGCGAGGGTGCGCTCGGCTTCGCGCTCGGCGAGATCGCGCGCGCCGCGATGCCGGTGGTGATGATACCCGGCAATCATGACGCGCACGACGAGCGCTCGCTCTACGCCAACCTCGGCCGCGAGCTGCTGCCGCGCAATCTTCATCTGATCCTCGAGCCCGAGGGCTCGCTGCTCGACTTTCCCGAGCTCGAGACGCGTATCTGGGGCCGCGCGCTGGTCGAGCATACGCCGGATTACCGGCCGCTGGGCGGGATGCCCGCGCCGGCGCCGGGACGATGGAATATCGCGCTGGCGCACGGCTTCTTCACCGAGGAGGCCGACGGATTTCGCTCCTCGCCGATCACTCCGGCGGAGATCGAAGCGAGCGCCTACGACTACGTCGCGCTTGGCCATATCCACGTCTTCGGCGACGTCTCGCAGGGCGCGACGCGCGCCGCTTACTGCGGCACGCCGGCGCCGCTCTACGCGAGCGACAACGCCGGATGGGTCGTGCGGATCGGATGCGTCCCGGGCGAACCAATAGCGCTGGAGCGGCTCGCCGTCACGCCCTGAGCGCGCGCCCCCCTGTTCACAAACCATTCGCGCACAGGGAGCCATCCGGACAGCGGTTGGCGCGCCGCGGAGTATATTTTTTGAGATACTCCGGCTGCACCGCGGAAGGCATGACCTCGTGAACAAGCTAATTGCGCTCTACCCGACCGCGCGCAAAGTCGAGGACTGGTTGAAGCGCCATAGCCGCGGCCGCACCCTGCTCGACTATCCGATCATGACCTTTCCGCAGCTGATCGATCGGCTGTGGCGCGAATTCGGCCCGCGCGGCACGATGCTCGACGAGTTGCAGGAACTGCTCGCCGCCGATGAGGCGATGGGAGATTCGCGCGCCGCGCTGGGCCGTGCCGATCACGTCCTCGGCCTCA
This DNA window, taken from Candidatus Binataceae bacterium, encodes the following:
- a CDS encoding Mur ligase family protein; its protein translation is MSDATSAESAARIARVPREVRHVHLIGVAGTAMAALAGMLAERGLRVTGSDNQLYEPTASLLKRMRVEVRAGFGPHNLAPPPDLVVVGNVIPRANPEAQALLNSVIPYLSMPEALWHFFLSARRVLMVAGTHGKTTSTAIMAHVLNSAGRDPSMLVGGVARDFASNYRLGAGGDFVIEGDEYDTAFFDKGPKFLHYRPRGTILTAVEFDHADIYRDLEHVKSSFRALAAQMAPEGVLVVSADSSAALEVTEGSRARRITFGLDAGEFRAAAITVDAGGARFSIERGGGAVAEGLRLPIGGRMNVANALGVAVLLGEFGLGAGEIARGLESFRGVVRRQDLLGEARGVAVVDDFAHHPTAIRATLAAIAERFAGRRILAAFEPRSNTARRNVFQAEFAAAFDRAARVYLAPVYFKDNDPIPEGGRLSVEELAAAIGRRGPAAFACASTDDILARILADAYAGDVALIMSNGPFDNLKERLLSALKTSE
- a CDS encoding heavy metal translocating P-type ATPase, producing the protein MSKAETESAPSAAAQARAPMTDPVCGMKVDPATARHSHVHEAATYYFCCDGCRTKFATEPAKYLAAAAAPARAPMPAAAPGARGSYTCPMDPEVRADAPGPCPICGMALEAPLSAATPGALEYVCPMHPEVVQDHPGSCPKCGMALEPRTVTAEEPPNPELADMTRRLWVSAALALPLLALSMSDLLPAYPLRAAFDRSLTYLQLLLATPVVLWGAWPFFERGWRSLVSRHLNMFTLISLGVGIAYVYSVLAALFPGLLPPTAADASGMVPVYFESAAVITTLVLLGQVLELRARGRTAGAIRALLGLAPKTARRVGEGGVEEDVALARVAVGDLLRVRPGERVPTDGAVVEGGGAVDESMLTGEPFAVSKHPGDRVTGATVNTSGSFVMRAERIGADTLLAQIVRMVADAQRSRAPIQRLADAVASYFVPAVVICAALAFIVWLAAGPAPALAHAIVAAVAVLIIACPCALGLATPMSIMIATGRGAGAGVLVRDAEALERLEKVDTLVIDKTGTLTAGKPALTAAAAALPQFDECEMLRLAASVERLSEHPIAAAIVAGAAARSLKFADASEFRSLAGKGVSARVDGRKLIIGNAALLAENGIDPGELAPRAEEMRRDGVTVMFVAIDGRAAGLLGVADPVKDSAAAALGALRAAGVRIVMLTGDSRLTAEAVARRLGIDEVHAEVLPQRKAEVVREIKQKGGVVAMAGDGINDAPALAAADVGIAMGTGTDVAMESAGVTLVRGDLRGIVRAVHLSRATMSNIRQNLFFAFVYNTIGIPIAAGVLYPWFGLMLNPMIASAAMSLSSVSVITNALRLRALRL
- a CDS encoding serine hydrolase domain-containing protein — translated: MGWREVEQAFADAVERGVIPGATLIVRRGADVVFEGAFGHRALVPERSPMKMETVFDLSSLTKPLATTVAVMMLVRENKLRLNDRVTRFFHNFGVHDKSHVTFRHVLAHCSGLAAWRPFFQQVAQIEKNGKVNFMASHGAKEWVYEEIHREKPEAPPATRTIYSDLNFMLLGEAVERVAGTPLNRFCRERIFRPLGIRATDFIDISLVRSRRLEPVPEMFAPTSFCAFRKRLLVGEVDDENAYAMGGVAGHAGLFAPVRDVDRIVQELLACYGGRSDWLPQKIVREFWTRDTTVNGSTWALGWDTPSPQYSSSGRHFSPAAVGHLGFTGTSIWIEPERAISVSLLTNRVHPRRDNQAIRDFRPRIHDLIMEAIDAGK
- a CDS encoding LD-carboxypeptidase; this encodes MSRSRTKPRALKPGDTIGVVAPASAIDRGHLERGVAALERLGFRVKVSSHALDRAAIVAGPDEVRARELQAFFADPAVDAIFAARGGYGAGRILPLLDFAAIARTPKIFMGFSDATFILNALVGRAGMVCFHGPMVAMDFARGVGEAALDHLRRLLEGETASFELPARTALRAGVAEGEVVGGCLSMVAAAIGTPYMPPLDGAILFLEDTGEKAYRIDRMLVQLGQAGVLARVAAVVFGALRPPEGSEAERRLIDECVAEQSARLDCPVLAGIEAGHGSANFTIPFGVRARVDAAARRLSFLEPAVADRGDRFGMA
- the aroF gene encoding 3-deoxy-7-phosphoheptulonate synthase encodes the protein MIVVMKASATEAEIQAVVGMVEKLDYSAHIIRGVERTVVACVGEERGEQHQLGHLEAVAGVDRVMPVLRSFKLAAREVRPEGSRVNVGGVEIGGRRIAVIAGPCAVESEAQVEAAAAAVKAAGATLLRGGAFKPRTSPYSFQGMEDVGLRLLENAGRHVGLPVVTEIMDPHDIELVAEHADMLQVGARNAQNFSLLRRLGKIKKPVLLKRGMSTRLEEFLMAAEYILSAGNPDVVLCERGIRTFETATRNTLDLTAVPLLKQWTHLPVVVDPSHGTGIWSLVMPMALAGVAAGADGLLIEVHPNPETALSDGPQQLRPDRFAELMTALKAVAEAVGRTL
- a CDS encoding DNA repair exonuclease is translated as MAPRPLRPLSIIHTSDVHLETDSFGSGPSGDALRERVRRSFSGVIDIANERSADLMLIVGDLFDSSRISEGALGFALGEIARAAMPVVMIPGNHDAHDERSLYANLGRELLPRNLHLILEPEGSLLDFPELETRIWGRALVEHTPDYRPLGGMPAPAPGRWNIALAHGFFTEEADGFRSSPITPAEIEASAYDYVALGHIHVFGDVSQGATRAAYCGTPAPLYASDNAGWVVRIGCVPGEPIALERLAVTP